Below is a genomic region from Sneathia vaginalis.
AATGGACTGGTGAAAGTATACAAGATGTTAAACGTGTAATAATTTCTAAAGGACCTGGATCTTTTACAGGTATTAGAATAGCTATGTCTTTAATTAAAGGTATCTTTGCTTTAGAAAAAGATGTTGAAATTTTTAGCGTGTCTGAATTGGATGCTATATTCTATCCTGCAAAAGACTTAGCTAGTATTGTTGTATCTGGAATTGATTCAAGAAAAGGTAAAATATATTACAACATTCACGAAAATGGCGTAAAAATTAAAGATGATACTATAGGAAACATATATACTCTAGTTGAAGAATTAAAAAATACAAAGAAAAGTATTGTATTTGCTGGAGATATAGCATATAACTATAGAGAAGTGATTGAAACTTTAGATACTGTTAAAATAAGTTACCACAAACTCCTAGTTGATTCTAAAGTATTTTATGATATGTTTAAAGATAATCTTGCACAAAAAGAAGATATTGCAAGTATTCATCCATATTATCTTGAACAATCACAAGCTGAGCGTGAGTATAAAGGAGTGTAGAATATGTCATTACTTAAACCTAAAAAAGGATTTTTCACAAAATTAAAAGAATTTTTTGTAGGTCAAAGCATAACAGATGAACTATACGAAGAATTAGAAGAACTTTTAATCCAATCTGATATGGGTATAAAGACTACCAGCAGTATAATAGAAGAGTTAATGAAGAATAATTTTTCTACTACTGATGAAGTCTATGCTAAGCTAGAAGAAATATTAATAGGTAAGATAAATAAGTTTAGTGATAACTCACTAAGATTAGATAAGTCTAAAAAGAATGTAATACTACTTGTAGGTGTTAATGGAGTTGGTAAGACTACATCTGTTGGTAAAATAGCTAATATTATTAAAAACAGTGGCTATACATTAGTAATAGGTGCAGCTGATACTTTCCGTGCTGCAGCTATTGAACAACTAGAAGAATGGGGTAAGAGAGTTTCAGTTAAAGTAATATCACAAAAAAAAGGAACTGATCCTGCTGCTGTTGTTTTTGATACATTAAACTATTTAAACAGCGAAAACATACAGGTTAGTATAATAGATACTGCTGGAAGATTACATAACAAAAAAGATTTAATGGATGAATTGGGTAAAATTAAAAAGATAATAACCAATAAAATTGATTCTGCAAATATTGAAACTTTGCTTGTAATAGATGCTACAACTGGTCAAAATGGTTTAGAACAAGCTAAAATATTTAATGAAATAACCTCTATTACTGGTGTAATACTTACAAAATATGATGGAACAGCTAAGGGAGGTATAATATTCCCAATAATAGAAGAATTACAAAAACCTGTAAAATTCTTAGGTGTTGGTGAAGGTATCAATGACTTAAAAGTCTTTGATCCAAAAAGTTTTGTAAAAGAAATTTTTAATAAATAAGGGGGACATAATATGTCTAGAAATTTAATTGAAGAAATAAAGGAAGAAGTGCAATCTAACAAAAAGTGTATAGTGCTTCCTGAAACTGAAGATGAAAGAGTTATTAGAGCTGCGGCTAAAATTCTTAAACAAGGTTTTGCTAATCTTATCCTTATAGGTTCTAAAGATAAGGTTGAAAGCGATGCAAAAAAATACGGTGTTGATATAGCTGGTGTTAAAATAATAGACCAAACTAATTTTGACAAAATAGATGATTTTGCTAATGAATACGCAAAATTAAGAGCAAAAAAAGGTATGACTTTTGAACAAGCTAAGACTATCATGACTACTGACCCTAGATTCTTTGGAGCTATGTTGGTTAGAATGAAAATGGCTGATGGTATGGTAGCAGGTTCATTATCTCCTACTGCTAGTGTTTTAAGAGCAGCTATACAAGTAATAGGTCCTAAAAAAGGATTAAAAACAGTATCAAGTTCTTTCGTTATGCTTTTAAAGGATAATACTTATGGTGAAAATGGTACTATGGTATTCTCTGACTGTGGTGTTATACCAGAACCAACAGCAGAACAAATAGCTGATATTACTATCTCAGCTGTAGAAAAAGCAAGATTAGTTGCAAGAATTAAAGAACCTAAGGTTGCCCTACTTACTTACTCAACTAAGGGTAGTGCAGAAGGTGAAACAGTAACTAAGATGAGAGAAGCTAAAAAGATACTTGATGAAAAGAATGTAGATTTTGCCTATGATGGTGAATTACAATTTGATGCTGCTGTAGTTCCTAAGGTTGCTCAATTAAAAGCTAAAGGTTCTACTGTTGCAGGTAGTGCAAATGTATTCATTTTCCCTAATTTATCAGCTGGAAACATTGGTTACAAACTAGTACAAAGATTAGCAGGTGCTACTGCATTAGGTCCACTTATCCAAGGTCTTGCAAGTCCAGTTCATGATTTATCAAGAGGATGTAGTGATGATGATATAGTAAGTATAGTAGCAATTGCATGTTGTGAAGCAAAATAAGGAGAGAATATATATGAAAATATTAGTAATTAACAGTGGTAGTTCATCACTTAAATTTGAACTTATAGACACAGAAACTAAAAAAACTCTAGCCAAAGGAATTTGTGAAAGAATAGGTATTAGTAACCAAATATTCACTTACAAAAACAAGGTTACTGGTTACAATGAAATTGAAAAACCTACTCCTATGCAA
It encodes:
- the tsaB gene encoding tRNA (adenosine(37)-N6)-threonylcarbamoyltransferase complex dimerization subunit type 1 TsaB — its product is MLTFTITTSTKLASMSLFQDDLLLGSIDVNVKKTHSVNILNQVKSLFEWTGESIQDVKRVIISKGPGSFTGIRIAMSLIKGIFALEKDVEIFSVSELDAIFYPAKDLASIVVSGIDSRKGKIYYNIHENGVKIKDDTIGNIYTLVEELKNTKKSIVFAGDIAYNYREVIETLDTVKISYHKLLVDSKVFYDMFKDNLAQKEDIASIHPYYLEQSQAEREYKGV
- the ftsY gene encoding signal recognition particle-docking protein FtsY, translated to MSLLKPKKGFFTKLKEFFVGQSITDELYEELEELLIQSDMGIKTTSSIIEELMKNNFSTTDEVYAKLEEILIGKINKFSDNSLRLDKSKKNVILLVGVNGVGKTTSVGKIANIIKNSGYTLVIGAADTFRAAAIEQLEEWGKRVSVKVISQKKGTDPAAVVFDTLNYLNSENIQVSIIDTAGRLHNKKDLMDELGKIKKIITNKIDSANIETLLVIDATTGQNGLEQAKIFNEITSITGVILTKYDGTAKGGIIFPIIEELQKPVKFLGVGEGINDLKVFDPKSFVKEIFNK
- the pta gene encoding phosphate acetyltransferase; amino-acid sequence: MSRNLIEEIKEEVQSNKKCIVLPETEDERVIRAAAKILKQGFANLILIGSKDKVESDAKKYGVDIAGVKIIDQTNFDKIDDFANEYAKLRAKKGMTFEQAKTIMTTDPRFFGAMLVRMKMADGMVAGSLSPTASVLRAAIQVIGPKKGLKTVSSSFVMLLKDNTYGENGTMVFSDCGVIPEPTAEQIADITISAVEKARLVARIKEPKVALLTYSTKGSAEGETVTKMREAKKILDEKNVDFAYDGELQFDAAVVPKVAQLKAKGSTVAGSANVFIFPNLSAGNIGYKLVQRLAGATALGPLIQGLASPVHDLSRGCSDDDIVSIVAIACCEAK